Proteins from a genomic interval of Blastocatellia bacterium:
- a CDS encoding NADP-dependent oxidoreductase: MTNINRQWRLTSRPVGLVKDSDFEWRKEALPTLKEGEVLVRNIYLSLDPANRIWMNEQDSYMPAVGIGEVMRGMALGVVEESQDSNFQKGDLVQAMIGWQDYAALDGKTLTIIPKGLPIPLTAYLGLFGHIGYTAYFGLLDIANPKPGETLVVSAAAGAVGSLVGQIGKIKGCYVVGIAGSDEKCQWIKEELGFDAAINYKTENVFNRLKELCPKGIDIYFDNVGGQILDAVLAQINKFARISLCGLISGYNVEKPAPGPYYFPNVLIKSAKVQGFIVIDYLDRAQEANNDLGKWFISGKLKYKVDIVEGLEKAPQAINKLFDGSNQGKLLVKVSEEPS; this comes from the coding sequence ATGACAAACATTAATCGTCAATGGCGGCTAACTTCCAGGCCCGTAGGTTTAGTAAAGGATTCAGATTTTGAATGGAGAAAAGAAGCTTTACCCACACTAAAAGAAGGTGAAGTGTTGGTAAGAAATATTTATTTATCTTTAGACCCTGCTAATCGAATCTGGATGAATGAGCAAGATAGTTATATGCCTGCTGTAGGAATAGGTGAAGTAATGAGGGGTATGGCTTTAGGCGTTGTAGAAGAATCTCAAGATAGTAATTTTCAAAAAGGGGATTTAGTCCAAGCCATGATAGGTTGGCAAGATTATGCTGCTTTGGATGGAAAAACTTTAACCATAATTCCAAAAGGATTACCTATACCACTTACAGCTTATTTAGGGCTTTTTGGACACATTGGCTATACAGCATATTTTGGGCTTTTAGACATCGCTAATCCTAAACCAGGGGAAACTCTAGTTGTTTCTGCTGCTGCTGGTGCTGTTGGATCGCTTGTAGGGCAAATTGGAAAAATAAAGGGCTGTTATGTAGTTGGCATTGCTGGAAGTGATGAGAAATGTCAATGGATTAAAGAAGAATTAGGTTTTGATGCAGCCATAAACTATAAGACAGAAAACGTTTTTAACCGCCTTAAAGAACTTTGTCCAAAAGGTATAGATATTTATTTTGACAATGTTGGAGGGCAAATTTTAGATGCAGTGCTAGCACAAATTAATAAATTTGCTCGCATTTCTCTTTGTGGCTTAATTTCTGGCTATAATGTGGAAAAGCCTGCACCAGGCCCTTATTACTTTCCTAATGTCTTAATTAAAAGTGCTAAAGTACAAGGTTTTATTGTTATTGATTATTTAGACCGCGCCCAAGAAGCTAATAATGATCTTGGTAAATGGTTTATTAGTGGTAAGCTTAAGTATAAAGTAGATATTGTAGAAGGACTAGAAAAAGCTCCTCAAGCAATTAACAAGCTTTTTGATGGTTCTAACCAAGGGAAATTATTAGTTAAAGTTTCTGAAGAACCTAGCTAA
- a CDS encoding DUF2157 domain-containing protein — protein MSNDPSNLDKKADASLIQDLYSANYLDEQARKEAIKLLNPPKIMWQTWADRMLLLFSAALILAGIIFFFAFNWASMPAFLKLGLIQSVMVASLTATLIKGLDNLVGKVCLLAASIFVGVLLAVYGQIYQTGADAYQLFVGWALLITLWVILAKFGGLWLIYLLLLNIAVILFFNQTATDKEHQLVSTLGFLNIFALILREYGNYKKLKWISAPWLRWVILGATLFFLTSFTAALIIEIPQETTYWTAIAPLLLVILLGLTSYYCRYYSKDLFSLTMVALSICSVILTFIGKAIFEVNNDAIIVLGFGLIVLAVVSLATFVLRNIGKAMEKEAIYGN, from the coding sequence ATGAGTAATGATCCTAGCAATTTAGATAAAAAAGCAGATGCTTCATTAATCCAAGATCTTTATAGTGCTAATTACTTAGACGAACAAGCAAGAAAAGAAGCTATAAAACTATTAAATCCACCTAAAATAATGTGGCAAACCTGGGCAGATAGAATGCTTTTGCTCTTTAGTGCTGCATTAATTCTTGCAGGCATAATATTTTTCTTTGCTTTTAACTGGGCTTCAATGCCAGCTTTCTTAAAGTTAGGCTTAATTCAAAGCGTAATGGTAGCTTCTCTAACGGCTACTTTAATAAAAGGTCTGGATAACTTAGTTGGAAAAGTTTGTCTTTTAGCCGCATCAATCTTTGTAGGAGTTTTATTAGCTGTTTATGGACAAATTTATCAAACTGGAGCCGATGCTTACCAACTTTTTGTTGGCTGGGCTTTGTTAATAACTCTTTGGGTTATACTAGCTAAATTTGGGGGATTATGGCTAATATACTTATTATTACTTAATATAGCAGTAATTTTATTTTTTAATCAAACTGCGACCGATAAAGAACATCAATTAGTTAGCACTTTAGGCTTTTTAAATATATTTGCTTTAATTCTTAGAGAATATGGAAACTATAAAAAACTAAAATGGATTTCAGCCCCCTGGCTACGTTGGGTTATATTAGGTGCAACTCTTTTCTTTCTTACTTCTTTTACTGCTGCACTTATTATAGAAATACCCCAAGAAACTACTTATTGGACAGCTATTGCACCTCTTTTACTAGTTATTTTATTAGGCTTAACTAGCTATTACTGCCGCTATTATTCTAAAGATCTTTTTTCTCTTACTATGGTTGCATTAAGTATTTGCTCAGTAATTTTAACTTTTATTGGCAAGGCTATTTTTGAGGTAAACAACGATGCAATAATAGTGTTAGGTTTTGGATTAATTGTTTTGGCTGTAGTTAGTCTAGCAACTTTTGTTTTACGCAACATTGGTAAAGCAATGGAGAAAGAAGCTATTTATGGAAATTAA
- a CDS encoding carotenoid biosynthesis protein: MLETLKLLWGTVLLRPYVFTFFAAYLFLAITAIGWRRTALFSIIAFIIAFLCEYSSIHNGFPFGLYYYIETTYSQELWIAGVPFMDSLSFTFLSFVAYQMALLLRSPLIVRRGDIQMVLTKKITNSWTTSLLAGLLMMYLDIVIDPVALQGEKWFLGKIYYYPEGGEYFGVTIANFFGWFFVCVAILRIYLFLEKWLGVQEKTLYYPFKGLCPAGLYFGILGFNLTMTFLIKEITMGWASAFICLLLALVFAQHISACARFIPNPSLKDHKKDYPNSSLLTIYPNLLK; this comes from the coding sequence ATGCTTGAGACTTTAAAGTTACTTTGGGGAACGGTGTTACTACGTCCCTATGTTTTTACATTTTTTGCTGCTTATTTATTTCTAGCAATTACGGCTATAGGCTGGCGACGTACTGCACTTTTTAGCATAATTGCTTTTATCATCGCTTTTTTATGTGAGTATAGTTCAATTCATAATGGCTTTCCTTTTGGGCTTTACTACTACATTGAAACTACTTATAGCCAAGAGTTATGGATTGCTGGCGTTCCCTTTATGGATTCGCTTTCTTTTACTTTTCTTTCTTTTGTTGCTTATCAAATGGCTTTGCTACTTCGTTCACCTTTAATAGTGCGACGTGGTGATATTCAAATGGTTTTAACAAAAAAAATCACTAATTCTTGGACAACAAGCCTTCTAGCAGGCTTGTTAATGATGTATTTAGACATTGTTATTGATCCTGTTGCACTTCAGGGTGAAAAATGGTTCTTAGGTAAAATCTACTATTACCCAGAAGGTGGGGAATATTTTGGAGTGACAATTGCTAATTTTTTTGGTTGGTTTTTTGTTTGTGTAGCAATTTTAAGAATTTATTTATTTTTAGAAAAATGGTTAGGTGTTCAAGAAAAAACTCTTTATTACCCATTTAAGGGGCTTTGTCCTGCTGGTTTATATTTTGGAATTTTAGGCTTTAACCTAACTATGACATTTTTAATTAAAGAAATTACTATGGGTTGGGCTAGTGCGTTTATTTGCTTACTTTTAGCATTAGTTTTTGCTCAACATATTTCTGCTTGTGCAAGATTTATCCCCAACCCATCACTTAAAGATCATAAAAAAGATTATCCTAATAGCTCATTATTAACCATTTATCCTAATTTATTGAAGTAG
- a CDS encoding HAMP domain-containing protein yields MKLDIRLKLFGAFIVVLILGVTVVFTLLNLLVGVSQNLEKIISVNFALEQKMKEVKYQIVNTNDAIHSLMLNPTATTELERQSNAIQRIFTNLAELKQFALTPEFGSLLKDLNDLENKSADIIKEKLIPTIQKPDLEAAKQIFQQEYLPIYKQQETLVENIIALSITQRTNLSQSAISNRNLSKWVVLVASLVFSLVCLLMAAFLNRTITVPIVRLASLLKRAAKGDLVDNYRYNERNDEIGELSRSLNSFYEYIREMGVTAIKIASGNLTVQVKPLSQVDSFGTAFSTMIETLQTAIGDLRKTSDQLSQASSQMAAASEQTSRMNDMASSSIEETSAAMHQMSVNIENVVNSTQTQLEFVTETSHRIEQMIVSIEEVAEMAKKMFAIAEKSSKEVAIGVGAMANSSEGIVKINASINRTAETIKALEKRTEDIGKIADLIGYLADQTNLLSLNAAIEAARAGEHGLGFAVVAEEVRKLAERSAKSTREIDQIIKGIQGEALKATEDMDKSTEIASQLLGQGQEVTTALKRIEKTVTEVCQYSQNIVNATEQQNAASEQIAQATIKLRELMQEINAAGQEQSVGAKQVAKAVEMLRELIVQNASSSQDLATSGQQLAKQSDLLQNVIGRFAVESHKLVKEEKSQLVMV; encoded by the coding sequence ATGAAACTTGACATTAGACTAAAACTTTTTGGTGCTTTTATAGTAGTTTTGATCCTTGGTGTTACAGTAGTTTTTACTCTACTAAACCTACTAGTAGGAGTAAGTCAAAATTTAGAAAAGATTATTTCTGTAAATTTTGCACTTGAACAAAAAATGAAAGAAGTTAAGTATCAAATAGTAAACACTAATGATGCTATTCATAGTTTAATGTTAAATCCAACTGCAACCACAGAACTAGAAAGACAAAGCAACGCTATACAAAGAATTTTTACTAATTTAGCAGAATTAAAGCAGTTTGCCCTAACCCCAGAATTTGGTAGTTTATTAAAAGACTTAAATGACCTAGAAAATAAATCGGCTGACATAATTAAAGAAAAGCTGATACCTACAATTCAAAAACCTGATCTTGAGGCAGCAAAACAAATTTTTCAACAAGAATACTTACCCATATATAAGCAGCAAGAAACCCTAGTAGAAAACATTATTGCATTATCTATTACTCAAAGAACTAATTTATCACAATCTGCAATCAGTAATAGAAATTTAAGTAAATGGGTAGTTCTAGTAGCCTCTTTAGTCTTTAGTTTAGTATGTTTACTAATGGCAGCTTTTCTTAATCGCACAATTACTGTTCCAATTGTTCGTCTAGCATCACTCTTAAAACGTGCTGCTAAAGGCGATTTAGTAGATAACTATCGTTATAATGAAAGAAATGATGAAATAGGAGAGTTAAGCCGCTCATTAAATAGTTTTTATGAATATATTCGTGAAATGGGAGTAACAGCTATTAAAATTGCTAGTGGCAATTTAACTGTTCAAGTCAAACCTCTTTCACAAGTTGACAGTTTTGGAACAGCTTTTAGCACTATGATAGAAACCTTACAAACAGCTATAGGTGATTTACGTAAAACCTCTGACCAGCTTTCACAAGCAAGTAGTCAAATGGCAGCAGCATCAGAACAAACTTCCAGGATGAATGATATGGCATCATCATCTATTGAAGAAACCTCTGCTGCTATGCACCAAATGAGTGTAAATATTGAAAATGTAGTTAATAGTACACAAACGCAATTAGAGTTTGTTACTGAAACTAGCCACCGTATTGAGCAAATGATTGTCTCTATTGAAGAAGTAGCAGAAATGGCAAAGAAAATGTTTGCTATTGCAGAAAAATCTAGTAAGGAAGTAGCCATAGGCGTAGGGGCAATGGCTAATAGCAGCGAAGGTATTGTAAAAATAAATGCGAGCATAAACCGCACAGCAGAAACAATTAAAGCTTTAGAAAAGCGTACAGAAGATATAGGTAAAATTGCAGATTTAATTGGTTATTTAGCTGATCAAACCAATTTACTTTCTCTAAATGCTGCTATTGAAGCAGCTAGAGCAGGTGAGCATGGGTTAGGGTTTGCAGTAGTTGCTGAAGAAGTTCGTAAACTAGCTGAACGTAGTGCAAAAAGCACTAGAGAAATAGACCAAATTATTAAAGGTATTCAAGGAGAAGCTCTTAAAGCAACTGAAGATATGGATAAAAGCACAGAAATTGCTTCTCAATTATTAGGTCAAGGTCAAGAAGTAACGACAGCACTAAAAAGAATTGAAAAAACAGTAACAGAAGTTTGCCAATATTCTCAAAATATTGTTAATGCTACTGAGCAACAAAATGCTGCTTCAGAACAAATTGCTCAAGCAACAATAAAACTAAGAGAACTAATGCAAGAAATTAATGCAGCAGGGCAAGAGCAATCTGTAGGTGCAAAACAAGTTGCTAAAGCTGTAGAAATGTTAAGAGAACTAATTGTTCAAAATGCTTCTAGCTCACAAGATTTAGCTACTAGCGGCCAACAATTAGCTAAACAAAGCGACCTATTACAAAATGTTATTGGTCGTTTTGCAGTTGAAAGCCATAAATTAGTAAAAGAAGAAAAATCCCAATTAGTTATGGTTTAA
- a CDS encoding universal stress protein, with the protein MTIESQDQIQTGKRRVINNILCPTNLSPTSDEALRYGVAFARAYNAKLYLCYVAEDSKLMPLEEVNKFFVDSIAPYISETDVPWLNWEGIISNGEPEQVIIETAKEKQVDLIVMRSRRRPYAAMLLGSTTEAICHTAPCPVLVTHQEEREWVDVSSQEIGLKKVLVAYDFSSHADLALDYGLSLAQEFQTELHLMNILPDKTDKSEPIDYSNELAYLRNLIPSEVELWSKLIPVIVTGQPYQQILSYAQENNIDLIAMGARGKEANNIWSLFGSNVDRVLRQASCPVLVAHLPINETEEN; encoded by the coding sequence ATGACAATAGAATCTCAGGATCAAATACAAACAGGTAAGCGTCGGGTTATTAATAACATCCTTTGTCCAACAAATCTTAGTCCAACCTCAGATGAGGCTCTGCGTTACGGCGTAGCTTTTGCTCGTGCCTATAACGCAAAGCTCTATCTTTGTTATGTAGCAGAAGATTCTAAGCTAATGCCTCTTGAGGAGGTTAATAAGTTTTTTGTTGATTCTATTGCTCCATATATCAGCGAGACAGACGTTCCCTGGCTTAATTGGGAAGGGATAATTTCAAATGGAGAGCCAGAGCAAGTAATTATTGAGACAGCAAAAGAAAAACAAGTAGATTTAATTGTTATGCGTTCTCGTCGCCGCCCTTATGCTGCAATGCTTTTAGGCTCTACAACTGAAGCTATTTGTCATACAGCACCTTGCCCTGTTTTAGTTACTCATCAAGAAGAGCGTGAATGGGTAGATGTATCTAGTCAAGAAATAGGCTTAAAAAAAGTATTAGTAGCTTATGATTTTTCTTCACACGCTGATTTAGCCTTAGATTATGGCCTTTCCTTAGCACAAGAATTTCAAACAGAATTACATTTAATGAATATTTTGCCTGATAAAACAGATAAATCTGAGCCTATTGATTATAGTAATGAGCTTGCTTACTTGCGTAATTTGATCCCTTCGGAAGTTGAACTTTGGTCTAAATTAATACCTGTAATTGTTACAGGGCAACCTTATCAGCAAATTCTTAGTTATGCTCAAGAAAACAATATTGATTTAATTGCTATGGGAGCGCGAGGAAAAGAAGCTAATAATATTTGGTCATTATTTGGTTCAAATGTTGATAGAGTTTTGCGCCAAGCAAGTTGTCCTGTATTAGTTGCACATTTACCAATAAATGAAACCGAAGAAAATTAA
- a CDS encoding GDYXXLXY domain-containing protein, which yields MEIKITLKNLLQQLNKQAFLSNEQLEAINNSNLWQKATSAWYIRLMMVFGAWIASIFFLLAIFIAELVKSAESALVMGIIWIMTAVFLRRKASQTFPVQLALALSVAGHIMFCYALADIFNDALAAVISMIVLSVVLYPLYKDVLHRFLSPLSAIAFIIFWVYDEKFYWMFHILILVEIIVVAILFTNAKIKSDFRPLAYAFAVAIPSTLLLILIGEPIRLLFRYNNWISFDWLIAKIMFSVALLWLYQWALGSLERLKQQPILFGVIATLILGFISTPGLLAALWLMILGYSLRDYILIALAIAFFPVFITIYYYNLDLTLDIKSYILMASGIVLLLMRWYLSKFKAEEKGTLSIFPSSPINFRSPALWSTLAALIVILFVVNAMIIQKEGVLASGKTVLLRLAPVDPRSLIQGDYMVLDYEISRQFTHEELKTVPREGNLVIKIDTNNVATFLRFHKGETLNPGEHLLYYRVKVSKYFSRMQLGAESFFFQEGHAKYYETARYGELKIDAKGNSVLAGLRGEKFEVLKPTNEAKKASTSIN from the coding sequence ATGGAAATTAAAATTACATTAAAAAATTTGCTCCAACAATTAAATAAACAAGCTTTCCTTAGCAATGAACAACTGGAGGCAATAAACAATTCAAATTTATGGCAAAAAGCTACATCTGCCTGGTATATCCGTTTAATGATGGTGTTTGGAGCTTGGATAGCATCAATTTTCTTCCTATTAGCTATATTTATAGCCGAGTTAGTGAAATCTGCTGAATCTGCTTTAGTAATGGGCATTATATGGATTATGACAGCAGTTTTCTTACGCAGAAAAGCTAGTCAAACATTTCCTGTACAACTAGCTCTAGCTCTAAGCGTAGCGGGCCATATAATGTTTTGTTATGCGTTAGCAGATATTTTTAATGATGCGTTAGCCGCAGTAATTTCAATGATAGTTTTATCAGTAGTTTTATATCCTCTTTATAAAGATGTTTTACATCGCTTTTTATCTCCTTTATCAGCAATAGCTTTTATAATTTTTTGGGTATATGATGAAAAGTTTTATTGGATGTTTCATATATTAATACTTGTAGAAATTATTGTAGTAGCAATACTTTTTACTAATGCAAAAATAAAATCTGATTTTCGCCCATTGGCTTATGCTTTTGCTGTAGCAATACCCTCAACTTTGCTATTAATTTTAATTGGTGAGCCTATAAGACTGTTATTTCGTTACAATAATTGGATTAGTTTTGACTGGTTAATTGCCAAAATTATGTTTTCTGTCGCGCTGCTTTGGCTTTATCAATGGGCTTTAGGCAGCTTAGAACGATTAAAACAACAGCCTATTTTATTTGGAGTAATAGCAACTTTAATTTTAGGTTTTATTTCTACTCCTGGGTTACTAGCTGCTTTATGGCTTATGATTTTAGGGTATAGTTTACGAGATTATATTTTAATAGCTTTAGCAATAGCTTTCTTCCCAGTTTTTATTACTATTTATTATTATAATTTAGATCTAACTTTAGATATAAAATCTTATATTTTAATGGCTAGTGGAATAGTACTTTTATTAATGCGTTGGTACTTGTCTAAATTTAAGGCTGAAGAAAAAGGAACTTTAAGTATTTTTCCATCTTCACCAATTAATTTTCGTAGTCCTGCACTTTGGTCAACTTTAGCAGCATTAATAGTCATTTTATTTGTAGTAAATGCAATGATAATACAAAAAGAAGGTGTTTTAGCATCAGGAAAAACAGTTTTACTTCGTTTAGCACCTGTTGACCCACGCTCTTTAATTCAAGGTGATTATATGGTGTTGGATTATGAAATATCTCGTCAGTTTACACATGAAGAACTAAAAACTGTACCTAGAGAAGGTAACTTAGTTATTAAAATTGATACAAATAATGTAGCTACATTTTTAAGGTTTCACAAAGGCGAAACCTTAAATCCTGGTGAGCATTTATTATATTACCGGGTTAAAGTAAGTAAGTATTTTTCAAGGATGCAACTAGGTGCAGAATCATTCTTTTTTCAAGAAGGGCATGCAAAATATTATGAAACGGCTCGTTATGGAGAATTAAAAATTGATGCTAAAGGCAATAGCGTTTTAGCAGGGTTAAGAGGTGAAAAATTTGAAGTATTAAAACCCACTAATGAAGCTAAAAAAGCTTCTACTTCAATAAATTAG
- the shc gene encoding squalene--hopene cyclase, producing MSFAKTVTEAGLPAVATTIEKAQEYLLSKQYPDGYWWAELEANVTLTAEYVMLHTILGTAANRPFHKITKYLLNQQRNHGGWELFWGDGGELSTSVEAYFALKLLGVSTNQPEMKAARDFILARGGVTKTRIFTKLHLALFGAYDWKGIPTLPPWIMLLPNWSPFTIYEMASWARSSTVPLLLVCDKKPVWAAPNSNVDELYVGGRETADLCLPTGDALIGKVFVQLDKIFKFCEKVGFVPGRARALEIAERWVIEHQETSGDWAGIIPAMLNSLLGLYSIGYSPDHPIMVKGLASIDDFGIETDDEFHIQPCVSPVWDTALTAIALCDSGLPPNHPALVKAGEWLISKQILRSGDWAIKNKTGKPGGWAFEFYNDYYPDVDDTAVVIMALEKVQLPDEKKKREVIDLATRWVLSMQCKQGGWAAFDINNDLDLLNQIPYGDLKAMIDPNTADLTGRVLEMLGRTRYKTDPAIINRAINFLKTEQESEGCWFGRWGVNYIYGTSIVLSGLVAMGIDNREAYVMRATQWLNSVQNEDGGWGETCNSYVDRKLMGQGPSTPSQTGWALIGLIAGGEGRSECARRGIEYLVKKQNSDGSWPEEEFTGTGFPGHFYINYHFYRNHFPLMALGRYFHHA from the coding sequence ATGAGTTTTGCAAAAACAGTAACAGAAGCTGGACTACCAGCCGTAGCAACTACAATAGAAAAAGCACAGGAATATTTATTATCTAAACAATATCCTGATGGTTATTGGTGGGCTGAACTGGAGGCCAATGTAACTTTAACGGCTGAATATGTAATGTTGCATACTATTTTAGGAACAGCCGCCAACCGTCCTTTTCATAAAATAACCAAATATTTACTTAATCAACAACGAAATCATGGAGGTTGGGAACTTTTTTGGGGTGATGGTGGGGAGTTAAGCACTTCTGTTGAAGCTTATTTTGCTCTTAAATTATTAGGCGTTTCTACAAATCAACCAGAAATGAAGGCTGCACGAGATTTTATACTTGCACGGGGGGGAGTAACTAAAACCAGAATTTTTACAAAACTACATTTAGCTCTTTTTGGTGCATATGATTGGAAAGGCATTCCTACTTTGCCACCTTGGATAATGCTGCTACCTAATTGGTCGCCATTTACTATTTATGAAATGGCTAGTTGGGCGCGTAGCAGTACCGTCCCCCTACTTTTAGTTTGTGATAAAAAGCCTGTTTGGGCTGCACCTAATAGCAATGTAGATGAACTTTATGTTGGTGGTCGAGAAACAGCAGATCTTTGCTTGCCAACAGGGGATGCTCTTATTGGCAAAGTATTTGTCCAATTAGATAAAATCTTTAAGTTTTGTGAAAAAGTTGGCTTTGTACCTGGCCGCGCTCGTGCTTTAGAAATAGCAGAACGTTGGGTAATTGAACATCAAGAAACTAGTGGTGATTGGGCCGGAATTATCCCTGCTATGCTTAACTCTTTATTAGGTTTATATTCAATTGGTTATAGTCCTGATCATCCAATTATGGTTAAAGGGCTAGCATCAATTGATGATTTTGGAATTGAAACAGACGACGAATTCCACATTCAACCCTGCGTTTCTCCTGTTTGGGATACAGCTTTAACAGCCATCGCGCTTTGTGATAGCGGACTACCTCCTAATCATCCAGCACTAGTTAAAGCTGGTGAATGGTTAATTTCTAAACAAATTCTTCGTTCTGGAGATTGGGCAATTAAAAATAAAACTGGTAAACCTGGCGGATGGGCATTTGAATTTTATAATGATTATTACCCTGATGTAGATGACACCGCAGTTGTAATTATGGCACTTGAAAAAGTGCAGTTACCTGATGAAAAGAAAAAACGTGAGGTAATAGATTTAGCTACTCGTTGGGTGCTAAGTATGCAATGTAAACAAGGTGGTTGGGCAGCATTTGACATCAACAATGATTTAGACTTACTTAATCAAATCCCTTACGGGGACTTAAAGGCAATGATTGACCCTAACACAGCAGATTTAACTGGTAGAGTGTTAGAAATGCTTGGACGAACCCGCTATAAGACCGATCCAGCAATAATTAATCGTGCAATTAATTTTCTTAAAACCGAGCAAGAATCTGAAGGCTGTTGGTTTGGACGTTGGGGAGTAAATTATATTTATGGAACAAGCATTGTTTTAAGTGGGCTAGTAGCAATGGGTATAGACAACCGGGAAGCTTACGTAATGCGTGCTACTCAATGGCTAAATTCAGTACAAAATGAAGATGGAGGATGGGGAGAAACCTGTAATTCTTATGTTGACCGTAAATTAATGGGACAAGGCCCAAGTACCCCTTCACAAACAGGTTGGGCATTAATAGGTTTAATTGCTGGCGGTGAAGGTCGTTCGGAATGTGCGCGTCGTGGAATTGAATATTTAGTTAAAAAACAAAATTCTGATGGTAGTTGGCCCGAAGAAGAATTTACTGGCACAGGATTTCCTGGACATTTTTATATTAACTATCATTTTTATAGAAATCATTTCCCTTTAATGGCTTTAGGGAGATATTTCCATCATGCTTGA
- a CDS encoding ParA family protein — MKKNKARTIAVMNHKGGSGKSTTAVSLAHFLAQEKYRVAIIDCDPQGNISSLVGLKLDRDNSPTLYDILISEFPISQVVQKIRQGFDIIPSNKKLAMAEMQMHAFPAREWTLERQFHNFASDYDFVFLDCGPSLSLMVQNVLCYADELLVPCAADTLSVQGVAHAFESIEHTEKFFRRHPLILGIVPTFQNNVTSVAKVVVDYLVETYGQLVLPPVRLDTKVTRAAAQGETILEYSSRSRAAEDYKSLALKIAQTSPQEVLSIGSQANRQVG, encoded by the coding sequence ATGAAGAAAAATAAAGCTCGAACCATTGCAGTAATGAACCATAAAGGCGGCTCAGGTAAATCTACAACAGCCGTTTCTTTAGCTCATTTTCTTGCACAAGAAAAATATCGGGTAGCAATTATTGATTGTGATCCACAAGGAAATATTTCTAGCTTAGTAGGGTTAAAGTTAGATAGGGATAATAGCCCTACACTTTATGATATTTTGATTTCAGAATTTCCTATTAGCCAAGTAGTACAAAAAATAAGACAAGGCTTTGACATTATTCCTTCTAATAAAAAATTAGCTATGGCAGAAATGCAAATGCATGCTTTTCCAGCACGCGAATGGACACTTGAACGACAGTTTCATAATTTTGCCTCTGATTATGATTTTGTTTTTTTGGACTGTGGGCCTTCACTTTCTTTAATGGTGCAAAATGTTCTTTGTTATGCTGATGAACTACTAGTTCCCTGTGCTGCTGATACGCTTTCTGTTCAAGGTGTAGCACATGCGTTTGAATCCATAGAACATACAGAAAAATTTTTCCGTCGCCATCCTCTTATTCTTGGCATTGTACCAACTTTTCAAAATAATGTTACAAGTGTGGCTAAAGTTGTAGTTGATTATTTAGTAGAAACTTATGGACAACTAGTGCTTCCACCTGTGCGCCTTGATACTAAAGTAACTCGTGCCGCGGCTCAAGGTGAAACAATACTAGAATATAGCTCTCGTTCTCGTGCAGCAGAGGACTATAAAAGTCTAGCTCTTAAAATTGCTCAAACTTCACCTCAGGAGGTACTCTCAATTGGCTCGCAAGCAAACAGACAAGTTGGATAA